A stretch of Persephonella sp. DNA encodes these proteins:
- a CDS encoding carbon-nitrogen hydrolase → MDRKVSLGLIQLLASEKPEENFEKTLSAIEDASRSGAQIICTQELFKTRYFCQVENWDYFSLAEPINEKSKTIKELSKIARGKKVVIIASLFEKRAEGMYHNTVAVIDTDGKFLGKYRKMHIPDDPHFYEKFYFTPGDLGYKVFKTKYADIGTLICWDQWFPEAARLTAMKGAQIIFYPTAIGWLPEEKEEFGESQYNAWETVQRGHAVANGCFVACVNRVGFEPSPDGNGGIEFWGQSFVCDPYGQIVKKASADKEEILITEIDLSMVDQTRIVWPFFRDRRNDSYQDITKRWLED, encoded by the coding sequence TTGGATAGAAAGGTCAGCTTAGGACTTATCCAGCTTTTAGCCAGTGAAAAACCTGAGGAAAATTTTGAGAAAACGTTGTCAGCTATTGAAGATGCATCAAGATCAGGGGCACAGATAATCTGCACACAGGAACTTTTTAAAACAAGATATTTTTGTCAGGTGGAAAACTGGGATTACTTTTCTCTGGCAGAACCTATTAATGAAAAATCAAAAACTATTAAGGAACTTTCAAAAATAGCCAGAGGTAAAAAAGTTGTCATAATAGCTTCACTTTTTGAAAAAAGAGCAGAAGGAATGTATCATAACACAGTTGCAGTTATAGATACAGATGGAAAGTTTTTAGGAAAATATAGAAAAATGCATATTCCTGACGATCCGCACTTCTATGAGAAATTTTATTTCACACCGGGAGATTTAGGATACAAGGTATTCAAAACAAAATACGCAGACATTGGAACTCTTATCTGCTGGGATCAGTGGTTTCCTGAAGCTGCAAGGCTAACAGCCATGAAAGGAGCACAGATTATATTTTATCCAACAGCTATAGGTTGGCTTCCTGAGGAAAAAGAGGAATTTGGAGAAAGCCAGTATAACGCATGGGAAACCGTCCAGAGAGGACACGCTGTAGCAAACGGCTGTTTTGTTGCCTGTGTAAACAGGGTTGGTTTTGAGCCTTCTCCAGATGGAAATGGGGGGATTGAGTTCTGGGGACAGAGTTTTGTGTGTGATCCATACGGTCAGATAGTTAAAAAAGCCTCTGCAGATAAGGAGGAAATCCTTATAACAGAGATTGATCTATCTATGGTAGATCAAACCAGAATAGTCTGGCCCTTTTTCAGAGACAGAAGAAATGACAGCTATCAGGATATAACAAAAAGATGGCTTGAAGATTAG